Genomic segment of Cygnus olor isolate bCygOlo1 chromosome 20, bCygOlo1.pri.v2, whole genome shotgun sequence:
gcccagcaccacggggctgcccctgctcaGCTGTCGCTGTCTGTGACTGTACTGGGTCCCCATGACAGTCCCGCTCCGCTCGTCCTCGCCGCCGGCACCCAGGTACGGAGCCCGACGCAGGGCCGTGGGGTGTGCACGGGGAAATTGGGGTGTGCACGGGGAAGTCGGGGTGCCCCGAGCCACGGGGTGCCCTGAGGGGTCTGGGGTCTCACCCCCTTGCacgcccgcagcccccccgtgcTCGCAGCGCCTGTGGTCCCCGTGCATGGACCTGAGCCACGTCCCCGCCGCCCGCGAGAAGGGCTGGTACCTGGCGCTGATGGCCCCCAACACCAAAGGTCCCAACTACGCCTGGCTGGACCCGTCCCGGCTCTACTGCCACCCGCAAGTACCCAGCGCCTGGGCAGggggcacccggggggggggttggcATGCGGGTGGGCTTTGGGTCCAGGGGGTGTGGGCACCCTTAggggcacccagcacctccGCTGCCTCCCCAGGGCTTGCAGGACTGCGTGGCTgacctgctgcagcccttccaGGGGGACCCCATCGACCTGGTGGCCGGCATCGATGCCATGGGCTTCATCCTGGGTGAGGGGCGATGCGGGTGAGCCCGGGGTCCCCAAACCTTGTCCCCACGGGGGCTGACagcgccgcggccgcccccaGGTGCTGCCGTGGCCACCGCGCTACACAAGGGCTTCCTGGCCATCCGTAAAGCCGGGCACCTCTGCGTGGAGACGTTGTCGGAGCCCTACACCGACTACTCAGGCCGAGAGAAGGTGATGGAGGTCCGCACCGACACCGTCTCGCCGGGTGAGCCCACGGGGCGCTCCCGCCACGGCGGGCTGCCGGCGCGGGCACCGTGCACCGCGCGCTCGGACGCAGCCTCTGCCCCTCCCTAGGTCTGCGCGTCCTCCTCGTGGACCAGTGGGTGGAAACCGGGGGCACCATGCGAGCGGCCATCCGGCTGGTGGAGCGGCTGGGGGGGGTCGTGGCAGGTAGGAGGGGGCGCCCCGGGGTGCGCCCgtgggggcggcggcggccggcgcTGAGCCCCCGCCGTGTCCCGCAGGCGTCGCGGCCGTCTGCATCGAGGACAGCGAGGGCGCGCGGTGGATCCGGGAGCGCTACAAGTGCGCCCACTGCGTGCCCCCCCGCCTGCAGCCACGCTTCGACCGCCACCAGACGGGCTGGGAATGATGCTGGGTCCGGCACCGTGCACCCCGAGTTTGGGGCGTTTTCTGCCCGGTTTGGGTTTTTGGCGTAACAACTCCTCCAGCACCGTGCCGctggctctgcctcctgcccgcCAGCCCGAcgccttttttaaaaagcataaaaaaaaacattttattaaaacaaagggAAGGCTGGGGGCGTCTCCCCCTGAGTGGGTTTGCATAGCTAAGGGGGCCGCgggtgcccctgcccagccccggccgcAGGGACGGCTCCtcggggcggccggggccgctGCTCTTTGGTACGGAGACACGGGCGTTacgggggggcacggggctgccccCTCACTGGCAGCACTTGGGCTTCTTGCGGGGCGCCGACTGGTACAGGTCGCTCTCGTTGCTGCTGATGCCTGGAGGGAAAAAGGgtgggtggggggtggggggcggcggggggcacccgggggggggggcggcagccgGGGGTACTCACGCACGGTGTCGCCGATCCTGCGGGCGCTGCCGCGCTCCAGCTCCGCCAGCACGCTGCTCTCGAAGGTCAGCGCCGCCACGCGGAAGAAGAAATCCCGCACGTTCTCCCCTGCCCCACGGGATAAGACCCCTGAGCCCCTTGtcctgccgggggggggggggaggcaccTGAACCCCCACCCCCTGGCCGGGACCCACCGGTGAGCGAGGACACGGCCCAGAACTCCGCCTGCATCTCCTGGGCCACCTTGAGAGCATCCTTCTCCATCAGGCTGTACTGCGCCGGCGTCTGCCaaaaggggggggtgggagggtgctggggacgGCCCCCGcgcagcggggggggggcccacggggggggggggggggggacacactCACGCTCAGGTCCTTCTTGGAGCCCACCAGGAAGAGGATGACGTTGGATGGGTCGTTCTCCTTCAGGGCGTCAGCCAGCCACTGCCTGCGGGGCCGCCGTCACCGGCCGAGCGCTGCCCTCTTGCTCGCGCGCCGGCGGTCGTGacggccccgtgccccccccccccctccagccccccccccccccccacgtccccGTCCCCTTG
This window contains:
- the LOC121057878 gene encoding adenine phosphoribosyltransferase-like encodes the protein MDLSHVPAAREKGWYLALMAPNTKGPNYAWLDPSRLYCHPQGLQDCVADLLQPFQGDPIDLVAGIDAMGFILGAAVATALHKGFLAIRKAGHLCVETLSEPYTDYSGREKVMEVRTDTVSPGLRVLLVDQWVETGGTMRAAIRLVERLGGVVAGVAAVCIEDSEGARWIRERYKCAHCVPPRLQPRFDRHQTGWE